A region of the Oenanthe melanoleuca isolate GR-GAL-2019-014 chromosome 14, OMel1.0, whole genome shotgun sequence genome:
ATGAGAatcctgggagcaggagagtCATTTacaaaagcaggagctgggcacagccagactgcaaatgcagggaaaagcagagtctcatcccaaacctcctgcttggagctggagaggaaaatgaaggTCAAGGCCTCCTAGCAGTGGATTCATAAAGGCACTGGAGTGCAGGGCCATAGTCAGCATCCCCTGCACGCCTCGTTGGCCTCGCTGATGAGCAGTGTGTGCTGGTGCAGGACACTGGGGTTAAGTGGGCTGTTTCACTGTAATCTCCTCCAGCCCGTGTACCTCTGAGCTCTCCAGGGCACTCATCACACACTGAAAATCCTTCTGGAGGCAAGACTGGACCTGTTTTCCTTGTGCAAGGCAGTGTGTCTTCTGAAATGAAGCAGTCTCAcatgaaaaggaattttattttctttctctttttttttttttttcctgtggctttAGGCATCCTGCAGATTGATAATCTGTGGCCATTAGAGAATCTGACTAAGCTGCAGCTGGACAACAACTTCATTGAGAAGATAGAAGGTCTGCAGAGTCTGGTTCACCTTGTATGGCTTGGTGAGAtgcaggcagaggagggtgGATGCCTTCACAGGTGCAAAGCAATCTGTGATAAACCAGGATGTCACCTTACTTCTCAAACAGGACTGATAGGAGCTTACCCTGGGAAGGCTGTCAGCTGTCTGTGTCTCTCCTTATTTGACTGTCAAATGTCAAAATGCCTGAGTATCAGAGCTGCAAAACAATTCttcaaatgtttaaaaactGGGTTTAATACATTTGGTGGGGTAGGAACAGGAAGCTGAGGTTTCAAGGTTATTTCCAAGGTTGTCTGTCTTGTATTTAGGGGTGACTCTCAGGAATATTTATGGAAACACCTCTGTGATTTAGAAGCCTGCATTCTGtttccaaagctgctgcaggcatTCCAGAGCCTACAACCTTTACCCCTATATCCTTAAGGGCTTGGTGTCATCGTTGTCCCAAGGAGTGCCCATTCTTGTAGCCTTATGTGACTGCTTGCAGCTACACAGATGCACAGCTTAGAGCATTCCCTGGAACTGCAGCCACATTGCTGGCTGGAATCCTAAATATATCCTCAGCACGCAGGGCTTCAGCTCATAAGCACGTTGTGAAATGTCTAATGGCTTCTTCCTCCCAGTTGTCTGCACTGTTCTGCTCCACAGATGACTGATGCACTTGTGAATCACCAACTATCAGTGTTAGCAGAGTGTTTTGAAGCACACTCACATGTTTTGTTTGCCCAAAGGCTGCAGtggttcagctgctgctgcacaagtGTCTCAGCCACACAAAAGACTTCATAAACAGTTTTTGGGCTCTTGGCTTGCTCAGTACTAGTCCAAGGGCAAATCCTGCCCTTAGTCATGGTGAGTGTAGGTGTTAGGAGAAATGTTCTGGCAGGGGAAGAAGACATTTCAATAAGTGAAACAGCTAAAGTGAGCCTTTGCTTAACTCAACAGACATGGAACTGCCATATTTTGGTCCTGTGGGAGTGACCATGGCTGTGGCAGGACAGAGTCTGCAAGACACAAGACAGTGTCAGATTTATCACAGAAATTCCCCTCTAAGGGCATTTCCCCACCTCTTGTTTTGTATTTCATATTTGTATAAGGCAGAAATCCCTTTCAGGCTGTGTATGTTGACTCTGCATGGACTAacttcagcttttcctctcaTTTAAAAGCTGCACAGACAATTGCAAAGAGGAGATGAGAATAAAGGATCATTTAATGCTGAGCCTTTCCTGTGAGACACATACCACCCCTGAGAAAAATCTGTACATAAACTCCTCCATCCAGATCTAAAGGGTGGAATCAGGGTGTTCtgcaagaaataatttaatctttgATTTCTAAATTCTTCCCCAGACCTGTCCTTCAACAATATTGAAGTAATTGAGGGCCTGGATACTCTTGTCAAGCTTCAGGACCTTAGTCTCTACAGTAACAGAATATCTAAAATTGAGCACATGGACACATTGCAAGAGCTGCAGATTTTCTCCATAGGGAAGAATAATCTGACCATTCTGGAAGATGTGAGTGTTCCTTGACTTTGCAAATATTCTCTGTTGAAGGATCAGATATTCTAAACTTGGCATTTGCCATTGTGTCCAATCCCCTCCTTAGCTGATAAAATTCTTCTTAGGATTTCTAAGTAGTCTGTGCTATGGTTTTGGTCCTCTGGTGTTAAGTGCTTACTGCagccatttttcttttagattaTTGACTCATGGGAGCCCAGTTCTGTGATTGCTCTCAGCCATGGCAAAATTCCTATTGGCTCCCATGAAAGCTAGAAAAGGAATAAGTGGCTACATATGAGAAAAGGGGAGAAGCCTAGGATTTACTTGGGGTTCTTTTGAGGGCATCATACCAATTTAGCACTGTGATTTGTGCACCCCATCTGCCTTCTCTCTCCACCCATTAGATATTCCCAACGTGAATTTAAgtatttcctttcccaaaacCATTAGAAACTCATAATTGACTGTCATGTGAAtttggcagcagagcagaataCATAATATTGCAGCTCAACTATAATAAAAGCCATAAATTCCAAGGCTGTGTTTCCCCAGCAGTGGGAAATACAGAGCTCTTTCCCTTTGGCACAGGTTGTCTGCCTCAGGAGGTTAAAAAGCTTACGGACACTGAACCTCAGTGGGAATCCTTTCTGCAGAGAGGAGCACTACACACTGTTTGTTGTTGCTCATCTTCCAAACTTGGTCTACTTGGACTTCAAGCTGGTGAGAGGCTCCACGGTGAGATTTCTGCATTCCCTGCTTGGGAAATCAGGCAGCAGCATCTTACAGAGCCTTTGCTTTGTTGGTGTGCCAGCAATATTCCAGCACTGAGGGCAGGTTCCCTGCAGAAATCAGGCTCACAGAAACACTCAGTGTTTATTCTGCTTCCACATAACAGCTGTGAACCTGTAGGCCAAATTCTGTCAAATCTGACAGAGAGGTAGAGGTGTCAGAAGCATGATGTCTTCACAGATTTTGTGAAAAtcagcagctgtgtgtgggAGAGGGGCCTGGTTCGTGTTGCCACAGAGAGGCTGCAGTGTGAGTGCAAGTCTTCTTAGAGAATCTCAGAGGAAATCAATCTTGAGATGTGGATCCAGGGGAAAGGAGCCTTGGTGGTCCTGCTGCTCACTGAGTGATTTGTTTCAGTAGCAAGCTGACAATCCAGGCAAGCAGGTGCCTGGATGCACTTCCCACTTTTGATTTCTGAATAAGACACTTCATCCTCACCAGTAACCTGTGGAGCTGCTTTAACATCCCAGGGCTCTAAGGAACAAagatggggttttttgttcaggggtttttgttttgtttgctttgggttttttttagtaacCAAAGAACATGATTAATTGTAAATTTGcttggcacagagcaggagctgtacTTGGAATGTACATTGCTCTTACCACAGAACTGGAAGGGCTTTCCAGGTCATGGAATGCAGTCCCTGCTCATCAGGGACGCCAGAGAATTGCATACTTAAATTTGTCAAGCTTCAGTTTCAAGCTAATGAGGTTCTTGCCCCTGATACTACCTTGCTATCCACTCCTCCAAAGAGCTTTCTCCACCCAAGAAAATGTATTAACCTTGCTGACTGATCAAATTGGAGCTTAAATTCTAGAAGTTAAAATAGAACTTCCTgctaaaagaggaaaaaaaacctactctaaagatgagaaaatggagagagaaaagcttCCTGGGACTGAATTATCTCAGATGCATTGAATGCAGAAACAGAGCAAtatgccagaaaaaaatgggatgaGGATTAGATTAGAAACTTCATAAGCAGTTTAATAAAAAGCTGATGAGGAAATGGAGATGCAGATGCCACTCTGATGCATGTTCTAGAAAGATCAGTTCCTTATGCTCAAACTCATTGAGCAATATtcaataatataaaataaatattttatttatatttctcagAGAAAAGTTGCAGCTTTAAAGTATCGAGATCTTACTAAGCCATTGGAACAAGAGGAGGCTCAGGTCCTTGCTCTGCAGGAGACACAAGAGGCaaagcagaaggagctggactACCACCAGGTAAGTTTTCTTTGGCTGGTTTTGTATTGTCTCAGGAGAAGGAAGCACAACACATATTGACTTGTCTGTTCCCTGCTTGAAGATTTAATGAGAGGTTGACATCAGCTTTTCTGAAACTAAGGCTCAGATTAATCTCTGTGATCTCTGAATCTTATCTTTTGGATGGAAACAGGAACTGTTGTGGAATACACATGAACATAACTCTTTGGGCTGAACAATGAAACTACAGATAGAGACCCTGCAAAGCTAAATAGTAAATCATACCCAGGGAGCTTATCAGCCTGACATGAGATTAAGAAAATTACAGGTCTGAGGGAAATGTTAACATTTTCAttaagtgactttttttttttcctccttcacacTAAGTTAAGCTTTTCATCAATTTTATGGTTAAACTCTCCAGGACTTTTGGAGATCACTGAAGTCCTGTGATCAGACTGAGAGCAAGACCAAGTGGGATGGTGCTTTCAGTTGTAGCCTGGATCTGTATTCCAGACTCTAGAAGATCAGAGTGGCTTAAGTTTAGTGTTTAGTGCCAGGGAGGATGTCTGCAACTCTTCCCTTTGTCCCTCCCCAAAGTTCACCAACTCCTCATCTGAAAGGCTAAACAGCCTTGCAATAAGTGTTTGGATGTGACAATGTTTTATACTGGCAACTggcagaggttgcccagagaagctgtggctgccccatccctgaagtgttccaggccagactggatggggcttggagcaacctgggagagtggaaggggtgtctgcccagggcagggggtgtgactggatgatctttaatgtccctcccaacccaaatcatttTATAATTTCATGATCTGATATGAGAGTTAAGAGTGTTTTCTATCCTCAGGCTATAGAGTTGTAGCAGCAAAGCCCCTGGGATGGGTTTCACTGCAGTTGCAAGGTGCTTGGTTGGTGTTTCTTCTGTGTTCATGTAGCTGTGTCTACACTaaggttctgctgctgctgaggtgctTCTAGGAGAGACACATCCTGAGGACTGGCAGCAGGCTGGCATCTTCATTTTACTTATTTTGCTCTGTTTCTCTTCAAAGACAGCCTTTGTTGAGTACCTGAATGGATCATTCCTGTTTGACAGTCTGTATGAAGAGGATAGAGATGCTGCCAAACTGGCTTTCCTCCCTGGAGTGGAGGACCTGCTGCAGGCATATCCTTCCTGGATTTGGAATACTTATAGCTAAAAGGTAATGCCTTGAGTTGAGAAGGAAGTGCATCCACAGGGACTCTTCATCTGTTGCTTTTGTCCAGAGCTGAAAGCTACATTGATCTAAGATCTGAGACAgtctgtgttcagttttggatTGGTACCAAAAATTACACTACAAGGCTGTGAGACCACTGACTGCTTTAAGGCTTGATATCTTGTGAAATATGAGGGCTCCAAACAAATGGTTTATATTACTGGCAAGATGGCCAGCCCAGCTTGAAATATCCCATTTGTAAAACCACTCGTTTCTATCCCCAACAGGTCATGAGATCCCAGCATTTTAAATTCTCCCTGTTGTAATTACcatattccttttccttcccttgaaTCAAACATCATTTCAGTAGCCTCCTTTTCTGACCCTTCAAGAATCAAGACTTTGTACTTTCTTTAAGTCTGGAATCCACTTAAAGTTTAAAATGAGCTGGAAGATAAATCTCTGCCGGGTAGATTGTAAGAGCACAGTGCTAAAATCATGTTGAAATTGAAGTGGTAGGAGATAGGAACAGACTAATCAGAGTGATACAAGTCGCATATCTCACAACCTGCCAGAACTGGCAACGTGAAGTTTCCAGGCCAGCACATTTTTCTGATCATTGCTCCTACACGGGGGAGCAGAAAGCAGACacgtttttttctttttccttttctcattcaGATTAATAGAGTATTGTCAAGGCCAGTAACTTGACCTTCCTTAAAATTGCATTACACTGTTGGGGAAAAATGCATCACAGCTTAACAACAATAGACTCCAGAAACAATTCCATTGCCAAGAtaatagcagaagaaaaattgaCGTTATTTTTGTGATGCTACTAAGTCAGTAGTTTAttctgtgctctggctgtgggcTCCAGAGCTGTATTTATTAACTACACAGGCACTGTATTCACACTTGTGAAGACAGATAGGGTTGTAggcttccttctgctgctgtgtcagaAGAATCAGACAAGtgaatgtattttcttcttttcctcaaggtctttttcccctcctcaaGTTGCCACAGCTTTCTCCATACCCTTAAGGCAGCAAAATCCTATGCATAAAACGTGAATGGGTGACCCAGTCCTGCCCCAGACAGAATATttggcagctcccagcaagAACCACAGAGTTAACATAAAAGTAGCTCGTAGCTCTTGTTGCTCAGATttgcagaggcagaaggaaCATAACGTGTTGCTCCACTGAACAAGCAAAAAACCTTGACTCTGCTGTCACATACAAGGAGGAGTTTGTCTCAGTTTGTGTGAATCTGTTTAACTATGGACTGGAAGAGTATGAAAAACGAGAAGCTGAAGTCTCTAAATTCTACAAAAGGTACCATGAAATTCTGACAGTCAACCAGGAAGAAAGCAAGAGGATAATCTCAGACTTCGAGAGTCAGAACCAAAGGGTAATGTTACACATCTGTTTGTTTGATACATGATTTCTCTACATCCTATGCCAGCTTTTAATTGTGCTGAAAACTGGGGCAACTccattaaaattaagaaaattattctggaTTGACAGTGCTGTAAGGGAAATAAATACTTGATCCCTaattgcagaatcacagagtggttgAAGGTGGAAGGGATGTCTGGAAGTTATCTCTGGTCAAGGACCACCCACAGCAGGCTGCCCAAAACTGTGATTactccaaggatggagactccacagcctctctagGAAACCTTTTACAGTGCTCAGCCACTGATATTTCCTTACATGTTTCTTACAACATAAATTTATATGCAGAAAAATTGTTTGTTAGATAATATAATGTCATTGATAGAATGTGAAAaattttttaatacttcatgtagggaaaaaaggggggattGGAATTTCTACCCTTTGGGAAAACTACAACCAGCTAACACAGCCTTTATCTATACTAGAAATTCAGTGCAGAACAAAATTAATGTGTCATAATATCATCTATAAAGGTAAAGGTCCTTCAAGagtttacagaaaaaatgtgGCTAAGCAGGGTGAGAgtttttactcattttttttcccatccagAAAAGTTAccaatatttaagaaaatggaaatgcttaatctttcttttagtttaaatatttttataaagttGATTtataagagagagagagatagatagatagatagatagatagacagacagacagacaaataGGTATATATTTACTGCTACTACCCTTCTTTTTGAAGCCTCCAATAGCTCTTCCTTCACtgaaaaatcaggaagaaaaggaaggaaattgcAGGGcattcagtttattttcaagtaattttctgCTTCAGTTCATTTTCTCAACAACAGCTCAAAGAACTATAACCAAAAAAATTAGATAAAGTTATTTGAATGTATTTCTAGCCCTTTAAAGCAGAAACTCTCTCTTTTCATTCTGCTCAACTACAGCCACCCATTGTGGCTGCTCAGGGCGTAGCTTCTAGCTGGATCCCTTTCTAACCATGTATAATAGATGGATCACGATTTtgtttccacaggaaaaaaaaaaaattagggagaGCTAAAGCCTGGTAACACTGTCAGCTGAGAGAGCAAGTCCCTGACAAGTGACACCAGCAGAGTCACGAGCGCTGGCTCCCGCTGCAAACCAGGtcacttttatttcagtgcCTGTCACAGGCTGACAGCTGCTGAGTCACTCTACTCCCAGGGCCTTGAACCTTGCTGACTCATGCTGGAAATCTGCATCCAGCAGCTCTAGGAGCTGGCAGCACTACCAGAGTCACAGAACtgcagagtggtttgggttggaagggaccttaaagatcatctcaaTACTGAAGTTTGATATGAGTATTCGGTTGACTTGAGCTTGAATTCTCTCTATAtcttccattaaaaaaccccaaagcagcaaaacaaacccTGCAAAACctacaaaaacaaagaaacaacaacaagaCCCAAAGAAACAGAGTGATTTGACCCCTTCATCTTGGTCTGACCTACAGGCTCAGCTGTGGATTGGGCTGCAAGGGGTGACAGGGGGGAATGGCCTTAGGATGGAGGAGGGCAGGCttagatgggatattaggaagaatttagattaaatattaggaagaaatccttccctatgaggccctggcacagattcccaCAGAAATcgtggctgctccatccctggaagtccAAGGCCgagttggatggggcttggagcaacctgggctagtggaaagtgttcctgtccatggcagggggtgcaactggatggtctttaaggttTTTCtcaagccaaaccattctgggattctgtgattctctataaacaggacacagggatcaGTGTGCCAGTTTTCATATAAATATTAGAAGAGTTGCtatcaaaaccaaacacagtGTTTTAACATCATTTCCCCCATCATTTAAAATTGCTGGAGGAGTTCAAAAAGCACAGAAGCCCCAGCAGACTGCAGTCTGTGAGCTGTTCTTAGGGCTGTTTGTCTGTCTGTAATCCTTTCATGCAAACTTGGGTAACCTGTAAAATCACTGTGCTCTCTGAAGTTAGTTACAGAGGATTAAAGGCCTTGAACTTTGAAGTTGTTGCTCCCAGAGCTTGTGTGGCTCTGGAGCCTTTAGAGCCTCCTAACTTGTTTACATTAGAGAAGGAGACACCTtgctctccccttcccccttttAGGTAATCCACCCCATTTCCAGACACAAGCCTTGGCAGGGGTTTCTAATTGAATTCTTTATTTCACCCCATTCCATTACCTCTCAGGAGAAGAGGATTAAACATAATAAAACATATatgttttccctccttttttaaACAGTTGATTGCTAACTGATTTTAAACAGACTTGAAAATAACACATTCAGCacaagagaattttttttttttttgatccaAGAAAACATAAATCTTGTCTGATACAAAAGTGACGTCAATACAAAATTCTGAAGGGCAATAAATCCTTGCTGTAAGAGGAAGGCAGGCAATGATAGGTATTCCATATTCAGAATACTAAATCCTGACCCTACTGGAAGTCAGTCAAGATTCTCCTTGGTAGGAAGTGGATTCTCTTGGTAGGAAGTGGATCAGGTTTACACctgtatttctttctctcaaGCAATTACCAATTTCTTCTTCACATCCAGCAATATCAAGAATTaaatattgttcttttttttgcttgaaatgAAGGGGAACCAAAGTTGGAAGCATAGAAGCAGCAAAGTCTTCTGCTGAGTGGAGGATGAGGAAGATTTCCCAATGCCCCTGCAGTAGCAAAGCTCAGCATTGTTAACTCCACTATGTAAATCTGGCAACTTCCCTGAATCATCACATTTCACCTCAGCTAATCAGCAGCAGGAACTTTTCTCACACATGTAACAAGTTAATTAAATTGTGATGCAGTGCTGCACACAAGCTATAAGTAATTCATGTATCTCTGTGTTTAGAGGCTGGATGAGCTTTATCAGGCTGGGAGTGGCGACCTTGCTGAGTCTGAAGTAGCCCAGGGCAAGGAGGAGATCCGTCAGCTCTGGGATGCACTCATGACCTTGGAAGCGCTGGTGTCCAACGACCTGGAGGTGAGATCCAAGCTCCCACCTGTGGCACCTCACAGCCAGAGTGTTGGGGGGTCAtttctctgtcactgcagcttACACACAAAGAGGAGGACACTGCACTTCCactcagaaaaatgttttgtccCCATCTTATTCTTTCTCTGCTCAAAGTTGATGGGGATGAGATCAGGATATCAATACCTTACATGAGATTCCTGTTTCTCAGAGCAGAACACAGCATGTCCATCACATCTATCCAAGCTGGTTTCCCACACTTTAGAGACAGGGAGGTTGTGCAATCATTTTATAGGTCTGCACAAGTCACTGCATAGCATGGGGTATGCATTTGGAATTCTAGAGGTGTCACTCTTTGAAGCTGATCTTTGCTATAAGATTACACACATTCCTGCTCAGCTTGCTGCATTTGCTTGCATAATagctgctttttcctccccagaCTTTTTCTCAAAAACTAGGGCAGGGCTGCTGATGTGCATCTTcacccaaggaaaaaaacccaaagtaatctctttaaaaatgagcaggcaggagctgtggcctgTGTGCAGCAATTTACTTTTGTGAGCATGGatggcagaaaacagcagctcaaAATGGATCCTCACTGCACCAGGACTGTgccttttcagtgttttctgagtTGGCCCTTACATATCTGCAATCACTGATGGGATGAGTAGTAACATTTCTCCTTGTGTGCCCTGCTGGATTTGCAGAATTCAGGGTACCAAGACATTTAAGTGCAGCACTTCACAGATTCTCCATCAGCCGTTTCTGAGAGAGGGAATAGGCAGcagcaattttaatttctgaggaCTAAACCAAGAGCTGCAGTAAAGCCCAGGCAGGGATTGTGCTTGTGACAAGAGGCTCTTCATACAGACAAGGACAAGGAGAATGCAGCATGGCAGGGTATGGGAATACAGCCCTCTCCAGGCATTGCTTAGGTGAGGGTAACAAAGGATCCCCAGACACTGGGTAAAGGTAGTATTCAGGCAATTTCCCTCCAAAAAACTGATTGTGATTTTCTGTCCCTGAAGAAGGGAAGAATATCTTGCAGCACTTTGAAAACACTTTAAATGCTCGAGGCAGTTCAGTTTCTGACTGTGCTAATAACAGCAGTGAGTCCAAATTACAATAAATTGTAGATTCCTCCTAGACTCCCCGACTCCCTGTTATGTTTATGCAAGTTTTCATTGTGATATGTcctcttttccccctctgttAAGGAACTGCTACAGGATTTTAAAAGAAGCATCGATGTCATAGCATCAACATTCACTGAAAGCATTCAAGGGATATATCCTTTTCATAGTATGTTGGCCTGGAACTCCCAGTCATGTACCTATAGTTCACCTCTAAATCCAAAAATGAGCCATAAGtataaaaactttattttttaaattttaatcaacagaaaatatcttttccTGGATTAGAGGAACAGTCATTCAAGGCTCCCAGCTTCTTTATGTAGAGGCTCTGGAGAGCACAGAAAGATCTAAATTCTACTGTGCTGAAAGTCTGTAGGATTTAGGCAGCTTCCACCCTGTTGGGAATCTTCCTTCTCCATGCAGAGAATACAAAATACAGGAAAGATCTGGTTAGACTGTTTTCTAGGTACATTCCTACCATAGCAATCAATGAAAAATCCAGTTCTTGTTGAAATGTCTTTAAATTGtgttcatttctgtatttttgatgtgtgctgaaaaaaaagttatatgaGAATACTGAAGTGCTTCAGTGTCAGGTCATGCTGCTTTAAATCTAGAAATCTGATGGCCTGGTGCAAATAATTGCACTGCATGCAGAGCTTAGCTTTTACCTGGAGGCCTCTTCCAATTTCCCTGGCAATCCTAGGTCCTGTCTCACTCCTCTGTCATATTTGGCAGTAAAGATGAGAATCAGTGTGTGATTAAGAACTGAAAGTGCATATCCTGATATCCTgacaccacagcagctcctgggagcagccaggctcaTTTCTGCAGAATTCCCCTGTGCAGACACTCGAGCCCAGCTATGGGAGGTCATTTAATCTCCACAGATCAGTGGTGTGGTCAGCTTTTTCCTTAATCACGTTCTGTACATTTAACCAGTGCCGGGATCTGGAAAATGAACACCATAAAAAGCTGATGAAGATTGTCATCGCCACCCAGGAGAAACTGGACATGGATCCCTTTGATGACAGTTTGCCAGAGGATGTTCAAAGGGTGAGGGCACCAAAACAATTCATCTCAGTGAGGGAACAGGCAAGAAAACGAGGCCACAGCCTCTTCTCTGAAGGGACAGGATTTCCAGGAGGATCAGTGCTGCCAGAACCATACCTGAACCACAGCACAACCTCCTTCCTAGAGGGTCCAGCTGCTTGGCTGAACTCTGGTGCCTCTGAACATCTCCACTGACTAGGACAGGGCAGAACTGCACAGCAGGtttccccaggcactgccagagctggtggcagcagcccaggagaggTGCTGAGGAAATCTCTCTCCTACCTTCAGCACAACTCACTGCTCTGGCTGATTTCCAGGCACTCAGGCAGCATCTTTGCTGCACTCCCTCACAGCTGGTTTTGCtcaggctctccctgctccctcagcagaatcccagcactgctctgaatTTCTTGCACCTGGGCTCTGTTTGCCTCAGTGATTTCAAAATCCCTTCCAGGAGCTCCTGAGTCCATGAGCTGATCTGGAGGCAGGACATGACCCTTTAAATGCAGCTTTCCACCGAGCCCTCAGTCTTGCTGTGGAAGCAAAGACCCCAGGAGCCTTTACAAAAGCACCAACATCGTTGCAGTGCTCCACTCAGCAACGCTGTGCCCTTTTTGCCTCCATTATTCCTTCATTTAGTGGCTAAATTACTTGAATATGCATTAGCTGTGGTTTTGCTCTGTCCAGATTATCCCAGCCCCCTGTCAGTCCAGGTAATCAAGAGCTGACAGACACAAAGCAGACCCCTGAGCCCCcgggggagctgctgctttatGGCCTGTGCAGATGGTGGCGGTTCCACGCTGCTGCTGTGCACCCATTTTGCTTCactgccatcccttcccatgGAGAAGGGAATTCATTTGCCCAACAGCTGCActtggctgcaggaggagactCATCATGGGTTAGTGAAGCCACCCTCTGTTTAGAGCCACGAGGGAAGTCACTGCTTCCATTAGAAGCTGGGACTCTCCAGAAATGAAGATTTAcagccagtgccagcagtgcaggaatCCCTTCCAAGTGtgattttccatttccaggCATGCTGGAGCATATACAGCCTGACT
Encoded here:
- the DRC3 gene encoding dynein regulatory complex subunit 3 yields the protein MSQFVSNIEPNIIDDEMVQKAIEEKCPEDLGDIARREITNWKVVTELQLSFKSILQIDNLWPLENLTKLQLDNNFIEKIEGLQSLVHLVWLDLSFNNIEVIEGLDTLVKLQDLSLYSNRISKIEHMDTLQELQIFSIGKNNLTILEDVVCLRRLKSLRTLNLSGNPFCREEHYTLFVVAHLPNLVYLDFKLVRGSTRKVAALKYRDLTKPLEQEEAQVLALQETQEAKQKELDYHQTAFVEYLNGSFLFDSLYEEDRDAAKLAFLPGVEDLLQAYKEEFVSVCVNLFNYGLEEYEKREAEVSKFYKRYHEILTVNQEESKRIISDFESQNQRRLDELYQAGSGDLAESEVAQGKEEIRQLWDALMTLEALVSNDLEELLQDFKRSIDVIASTFTESIQGIFNQCRDLENEHHKKLMKIVIATQEKLDMDPFDDSLPEDVQRLFDDKKTIVNIVNMAHSIRLRKIDKRESDMLCNIYQWQISATEKAFQTENDRNRACIGKILCFINTLQKELDNAVSLNPKE